In Candidatus Desulforudis audaxviator MP104C, a genomic segment contains:
- a CDS encoding proton-conducting transporter membrane subunit — MPAEVVFSNAPLVAVLVSLAAAGLILFCDRRPDLRETVTMAAAVVKFVVVLSMLPAVLGGAVVETAPLHIAKGIALHFRVDAFGLLFALLASGLWIVTSVYSIGYMRSLKYGHETGYFASFAVCLSAAVGIAMSGNLLTFFIFYEILTIATYPLVIHRRNAEAVSGGREYMVYLLLAGQVLLIAVAWAHYLVPGAAFTPGGFLAASGASVGALQVLFVLFMVGVGVKAAVLPLHGWLPTAMVAPTPVSALLHAVAVVKAGAFAVVRVTGFVFGPELMGELGVGVILAWFAAATIIFASLRALSEDHLKRRLAYSTVSQLSYVVLGAALATPAAILGAMFHIVAHAFMKITLFFCAGAIYATTHKEYIRELDGLGRRMPYTMGAFAAAALAITGMPLLVGFISKWNLGVGSIQAGQPVFIAVLIGSALLNAAYFFPIVYRAYFGRAREVAAHAAGEALAAGEPVAAARQPGDEVQTVRSSAPAAQSAAAHAEHAAACAGTSGEAKPSMLVPLLITAAAALVLGVLPNLGLQFYTLAEMAAAAVTGGGPGPAGGGM; from the coding sequence ATGCCGGCTGAAGTTGTGTTCTCCAATGCGCCCCTTGTGGCCGTGCTCGTCTCCCTGGCCGCCGCCGGATTGATCCTGTTCTGCGACCGGCGTCCGGACCTGCGCGAGACCGTGACCATGGCTGCGGCGGTGGTCAAGTTCGTCGTCGTCCTATCCATGTTGCCGGCGGTCCTCGGCGGGGCGGTCGTGGAGACTGCCCCCCTGCACATCGCCAAGGGCATCGCCCTGCACTTCCGGGTCGACGCCTTCGGACTGTTGTTCGCCCTGCTCGCTTCCGGCCTGTGGATCGTCACTTCGGTGTACTCCATCGGCTACATGCGGAGTCTGAAATACGGTCACGAGACCGGGTACTTCGCCAGCTTCGCCGTGTGCCTCTCGGCCGCGGTGGGCATCGCCATGTCCGGAAACCTTTTGACGTTCTTCATCTTCTACGAAATCCTGACCATCGCTACTTACCCGCTGGTCATCCACCGGCGGAATGCGGAAGCGGTGTCCGGGGGCCGGGAGTATATGGTGTACCTGCTCCTGGCGGGGCAAGTGCTCCTCATCGCCGTGGCCTGGGCCCACTACCTGGTCCCCGGCGCCGCGTTCACCCCGGGCGGATTTTTGGCGGCGTCCGGCGCCTCCGTGGGGGCCCTGCAGGTGCTGTTCGTGCTGTTCATGGTCGGGGTGGGCGTGAAGGCGGCCGTCCTCCCGTTGCACGGCTGGCTGCCGACGGCGATGGTGGCACCCACGCCGGTGAGCGCGCTTTTGCACGCCGTGGCGGTGGTCAAGGCGGGCGCCTTCGCCGTGGTGCGGGTGACCGGCTTCGTGTTCGGACCGGAACTCATGGGTGAGTTGGGCGTGGGCGTGATTCTGGCTTGGTTCGCGGCGGCGACGATCATCTTCGCCTCGCTGCGGGCCTTGTCCGAGGACCACCTGAAGCGGCGGCTGGCGTACTCAACCGTCAGTCAGCTGTCGTACGTGGTGCTGGGCGCCGCTTTGGCCACGCCGGCGGCGATTTTGGGGGCGATGTTCCACATCGTGGCCCACGCCTTCATGAAGATCACCTTGTTCTTCTGCGCGGGGGCGATCTACGCCACCACGCACAAGGAATACATCCGGGAGCTGGACGGACTGGGCCGGCGGATGCCGTACACCATGGGCGCCTTCGCGGCCGCCGCGCTGGCCATCACCGGCATGCCGCTTTTGGTCGGGTTCATCAGCAAGTGGAACCTGGGCGTGGGTTCGATCCAGGCCGGGCAACCGGTGTTCATCGCTGTGTTGATCGGGAGCGCACTTTTAAATGCCGCCTACTTCTTTCCGATCGTGTACCGCGCTTATTTCGGGCGCGCTAGGGAAGTAGCGGCGCACGCCGCCGGGGAGGCGCTGGCGGCCGGGGAACCGGTGGCAGCAGCCCGGCAGCCGGGAGATGAGGTTCAAACGGTTAGGAGTTCGGCGCCTGCCGCCCAGTCCGCAGCCGCCCACGCCGAGCACGCGGCGGCTTGCGCGGGCACGTCCGGGGAGGCGAAGCCGAGCATGCTGGTGCCGCTCCTGATCACGGCGGCGGCGGCGCTGGTACTGGGAGTGCTCCCGAACCTCGGGCTGCAGTTCTACACGTTGGCAGAGATGGCGGCCGCGGCCGTTACCGGCGGCGGCCCGGGGCCGGCCGGAGGGGGAATGTGA
- a CDS encoding Na(+)/H(+) antiporter subunit B has protein sequence MELVQVVVLLVLIGCALVALGATDLLVAVILFGAFSYGSAILFALMNAVDVGFVEAIIGTVMSLIYISVLFGLERRSSR, from the coding sequence ATGGAACTTGTGCAGGTGGTAGTGCTCCTGGTGTTGATCGGCTGCGCCCTGGTGGCCCTCGGGGCGACCGACCTGCTGGTCGCCGTGATCCTCTTTGGTGCCTTCAGCTACGGTTCAGCCATACTATTCGCCCTGATGAACGCGGTTGATGTGGGTTTTGTTGAAGCCATCATCGGGACGGTCATGAGTTTGATTTACATCTCCGTCCTGTTCGGCCTGGAAAGGAGGTCTTCCCGTTGA
- the mbhE gene encoding hydrogen gas-evolving membrane-bound hydrogenase subunit E has protein sequence MKKVTLFFLMLIGCLFIYASFDLPRVGDPQAPAAVHVSPRYIESAYEETGTQNIVLAVLADYRSFDTMGEVLVIVIAGLAIVSILSARGPHCPLDDH, from the coding sequence TTGAAAAAGGTTACCCTGTTTTTCTTGATGCTCATCGGCTGCCTTTTTATCTACGCCTCCTTCGACCTGCCGCGCGTGGGTGACCCCCAGGCGCCGGCGGCGGTGCACGTTTCGCCGCGGTATATTGAATCCGCCTACGAGGAGACGGGCACGCAAAACATAGTCCTCGCGGTGCTGGCGGACTACCGCAGCTTTGACACGATGGGCGAAGTCCTGGTCATCGTCATCGCCGGTCTGGCCATCGTTTCCATTCTCAGCGCCAGGGGGCCGCACTGTCCGCTGGATGACCATTGA
- a CDS encoding complex I subunit 5 family protein: MTAHLPILIVIIPLFVAMAARLLVRLSVPFTRGFVLAAALAVLASGAVALAETLVRGEPWRYYVSGWPPPWGIELVIDPLAGGLIVLVAFFGLAALVYAGPYLQGRTPREQGSFYALFLLAKAGLLGMCATGDLFNLYVFLEISSLAAYALIAFGGRRSIVAALRYLIIGTAAACFYLLGVGYLYAMTGSLNMADLAVLLPPLMDSPVVILALVFIVAGLGIKMALFPLHGWLPDAYSYTPAPVLAFMAAVMTKVSAYALYRILYFVTEAAGPVSPTLQVLGWMAAAGILFGSIMAIAQRDLWRMLAYSSVAQVGYIVLGLAVGNVLALYGALLHVLSHALVKGGLFFIAGGVSWETGVRRVSDFVGIAKKMPLTMGAFVAAALSMIGLPPTLGFFSKWYLVLGCLEAGAWVFVAVLVVSSLLTAVYFFRVIENAYLKGLPQPGARAERPVPPGARRFRLELPASMLVPILVLGIGVVVLGLFNEQIISNVIQYALPWRLP, translated from the coding sequence ATGACCGCACACCTCCCGATCCTCATCGTTATCATCCCCCTGTTCGTGGCTATGGCGGCCCGCCTGCTGGTCCGGCTGTCGGTTCCGTTCACCCGGGGCTTCGTCCTGGCGGCGGCGCTGGCCGTGTTGGCCTCCGGGGCCGTCGCGCTGGCCGAAACGTTGGTCCGGGGGGAACCATGGCGCTATTACGTGTCCGGCTGGCCTCCGCCCTGGGGCATTGAGCTTGTCATCGATCCTCTGGCAGGTGGCCTGATTGTCCTGGTGGCTTTCTTCGGCCTGGCCGCCCTGGTGTATGCCGGCCCGTACCTGCAGGGCCGGACGCCGCGGGAGCAGGGGAGCTTTTACGCCCTCTTCCTGCTCGCCAAGGCCGGCCTGCTGGGCATGTGCGCCACCGGCGACCTCTTCAACCTGTACGTGTTCCTGGAGATCTCTTCCTTGGCGGCGTACGCCCTGATCGCCTTCGGGGGGCGCCGGTCGATCGTGGCCGCTCTGCGGTACCTGATCATCGGCACGGCCGCCGCCTGCTTCTATCTCCTGGGGGTCGGCTACCTATACGCAATGACCGGTTCCCTGAACATGGCTGACCTGGCGGTACTGTTGCCGCCGCTTATGGATTCACCGGTGGTCATTCTGGCCCTGGTCTTCATTGTGGCTGGCCTGGGGATCAAGATGGCGCTTTTCCCGCTCCACGGCTGGCTGCCGGACGCCTACAGCTACACGCCGGCCCCGGTGCTGGCCTTTATGGCCGCTGTGATGACCAAGGTGAGCGCCTACGCCCTGTACCGGATCTTGTACTTCGTGACCGAGGCCGCCGGACCGGTTTCCCCGACCCTGCAGGTGCTCGGGTGGATGGCGGCCGCCGGGATTCTCTTCGGTTCGATCATGGCCATCGCCCAGCGCGATTTGTGGCGGATGCTGGCTTACTCCAGCGTGGCCCAGGTGGGGTACATCGTCCTCGGGCTGGCGGTGGGCAACGTTTTGGCGTTGTACGGCGCGCTCCTACACGTCCTGAGCCACGCGCTCGTGAAGGGCGGGCTCTTTTTCATTGCCGGGGGCGTCAGCTGGGAAACCGGCGTACGGCGGGTGTCCGACTTTGTGGGCATAGCCAAAAAAATGCCGCTCACCATGGGGGCCTTTGTGGCCGCCGCGCTGTCTATGATCGGGCTGCCGCCCACGCTCGGGTTCTTCAGCAAGTGGTACCTGGTCCTGGGGTGTCTGGAGGCGGGAGCCTGGGTGTTTGTCGCGGTGCTCGTCGTGAGCAGCCTCTTGACCGCGGTCTATTTCTTCCGCGTGATTGAGAACGCCTACCTGAAAGGCTTACCGCAGCCGGGGGCGCGGGCCGAACGGCCGGTCCCGCCCGGCGCGCGCCGGTTCAGGCTGGAGCTTCCGGCGAGCATGCTGGTGCCGATCCTGGTGCTCGGCATCGGCGTGGTGGTCCTGGGCCTTTTCAACGAGCAGATCATCAGCAACGTGATCCAATATGCGCTTCCGTGGAGGTTGCCTTAG
- a CDS encoding MnhB domain-containing protein, with protein MRKGFGGIVLNIAFRFLLPFIIVFAIAVLVHGHYSPGGGFQAGALLGVAVILVQLVQGRDAKWVGRREAVTLSCIGALIYLGIGMLSFFWGGNFLDYGVIPVEATAAKARALGILGVEVGVTLAVMGVTIIMFDSLTRERGEE; from the coding sequence ATGCGCAAGGGATTCGGCGGTATCGTCTTAAATATCGCGTTTCGGTTTCTGCTGCCCTTCATCATTGTGTTTGCCATTGCCGTCCTGGTGCACGGCCACTACAGCCCCGGCGGGGGCTTTCAGGCCGGGGCGCTCCTGGGCGTGGCGGTGATCCTCGTTCAGCTGGTCCAGGGCCGGGACGCCAAGTGGGTGGGCCGCCGGGAGGCGGTGACCCTTTCCTGCATCGGTGCCCTGATCTACCTGGGCATCGGGATGCTATCCTTCTTTTGGGGCGGCAATTTCCTGGACTACGGGGTGATCCCCGTGGAGGCCACGGCGGCCAAGGCCCGCGCGCTCGGCATCCTGGGCGTTGAAGTGGGCGTCACCCTGGCGGTGATGGGGGTTACGATCATTATGTTCGACTCGCTGACCCGTGAGAGGGGAGAAGAGTAG
- a CDS encoding monovalent cation/H+ antiporter complex subunit F has product MYYFLLALIVAIGALNIVVLFGRIIPGPTVFDRLVGMSIMGTNTIILFLLLGAVWERLDMVVDVALAYTVVGFITLLALAKYFEGKNEEEDVES; this is encoded by the coding sequence GTGTACTACTTCCTGTTGGCGCTCATTGTGGCCATTGGGGCTCTGAATATTGTGGTGCTGTTCGGCCGGATCATTCCGGGGCCGACCGTTTTCGACCGTCTGGTCGGGATGAGCATTATGGGCACCAACACGATCATCCTGTTCCTGTTGCTGGGGGCCGTGTGGGAGCGGTTGGATATGGTGGTCGACGTCGCCCTGGCCTACACGGTGGTGGGGTTCATCACCCTGTTGGCCCTGGCCAAGTATTTCGAGGGCAAGAACGAGGAGGAGGACGTCGAATCATGA
- a CDS encoding sodium:proton antiporter, producing the protein MLGQYYHLLDYLASYMSWWLIGVLFLIGLYGIMVKENLLKKIMALNVMQVAVILFFLNVAQKSGATLAVLFPGAKAGAVDVYVNPLPHALMLTAIVVSLAVIGVAMALVIQVYRCYGSLEEPEVLRRMRK; encoded by the coding sequence ATGTTGGGCCAGTACTACCATCTGCTTGACTATCTCGCCAGCTACATGAGCTGGTGGCTGATCGGGGTTCTCTTTCTGATCGGCCTCTACGGGATCATGGTCAAGGAAAACCTGCTGAAAAAGATTATGGCTTTGAACGTGATGCAGGTGGCCGTGATTCTGTTCTTTCTAAATGTAGCGCAAAAATCCGGGGCCACGCTGGCCGTGCTGTTCCCGGGGGCGAAGGCTGGCGCCGTCGACGTCTACGTCAATCCGCTGCCGCACGCCCTGATGCTCACCGCGATCGTGGTCAGCCTGGCGGTGATTGGCGTGGCCATGGCCCTGGTGATCCAGGTGTACCGCTGCTACGGCAGCCTGGAGGAGCCGGAGGTGCTCAGGAGGATGCGCAAATGA
- a CDS encoding Na+/H+ antiporter subunit E, producing the protein MVELKKEHSFRIPLGADLKYSLLLTLVLFAFWVVLSGKLEARYLIIGFLTALSVTVITRPFSVLSRDSAGGAAVSVWGLPWLRLLAFLPWLFWQLVKSSVSMAWLILHPKMPVDPQVIRFEKHFPHPVGYFVLANSITLTPGTLTVDVEEGRFTVHCVQAATAESLAPAEREGEMPRRVGYVFGVEREVDPGLEDDNNGEEQ; encoded by the coding sequence ATGGTGGAGCTTAAGAAGGAGCACAGCTTCCGTATTCCCCTCGGGGCGGATCTTAAATACAGTCTTCTCCTGACACTGGTGCTTTTCGCCTTCTGGGTGGTGCTGTCCGGCAAGCTCGAAGCGCGGTACTTGATCATCGGTTTTCTGACCGCGCTGAGCGTGACAGTGATCACCCGGCCTTTCTCCGTGTTGTCCCGGGATAGTGCCGGCGGCGCGGCGGTTTCGGTCTGGGGTTTGCCCTGGCTGCGGCTGCTGGCCTTTTTGCCCTGGCTCTTCTGGCAACTGGTCAAGTCCAGTGTGTCGATGGCCTGGCTGATCCTGCACCCGAAAATGCCCGTCGACCCACAGGTGATCCGCTTCGAGAAGCATTTCCCGCACCCGGTGGGCTACTTCGTACTGGCCAATTCCATCACCCTCACGCCGGGAACCCTTACCGTGGACGTGGAAGAGGGCCGGTTCACCGTCCATTGCGTGCAGGCGGCTACGGCCGAGTCGCTGGCGCCCGCGGAACGCGAGGGTGAAATGCCGCGCCGGGTCGGCTACGTTTTCGGTGTCGAGCGAGAAGTGGACCCCGGCCTGGAAGACGACAACAACGGCGAGGAGCAATAA
- the mnhG gene encoding monovalent cation/H(+) antiporter subunit G — protein MTFLAAALMLAGFFLLLVGTIGVLRLPDFFTRLHAVGKCDTLGLLLFIAGLMVYEGLGLVASKLLLIWIFLAIANPTATHIFSRAAYRAGLKPWTRSKEESS, from the coding sequence ATGACTTTCTTGGCCGCCGCCCTGATGCTGGCCGGATTTTTCCTGCTGCTGGTGGGGACCATCGGTGTGCTGCGTTTGCCCGATTTCTTCACCCGCCTGCATGCCGTGGGCAAGTGCGACACCCTGGGGCTGCTGCTTTTTATCGCCGGGCTGATGGTTTACGAGGGGCTTGGCCTGGTTGCCTCAAAGCTTTTGTTGATCTGGATCTTCCTGGCCATCGCCAACCCCACAGCGACCCACATCTTCAGCCGCGCGGCCTACCGTGCCGGCCTCAAGCCATGGACACGCAGTAAGGAGGAGTCCAGCTGA